The DNA segment TTAGTGGATTCGGGTGATAATTATCGTCCAACGCCATCTGCAAAAGTGTTTGAATTATACAAGCATGCGTTAAATGGTGAGTTAGTGCAAAGTGAAACTGCCCATGAGCAAATAATGGTTACAACAGTAATTCAAGATGATGAAGCCTTTGTCTATTTGCTTAATAAAAGTGACAGTAGTGAAGATATCTATATAAATTTGAATGGTTATAATATTCTATCAGCCGACCAAGCCGTAAGCTTTCAGCACCCTGGCGTTTTTGAATACAATGACGTATCCCAAAATAATGAATATATTCAAGCCAATTTATCAGCTGATACCTTAACCATGATTAAATTGGTTATTGAACAACAATGAAACGGCTAATACTGGTTTGCTTATATCCGTTGTTAGTTTGCTGCAACGTTTTAGCGCAGCAACCAAGCCCGCTTTGGCAAGAAGAAAATATACCAAATTATCAAAATAATTCGGCCAAAGAAGTGGTTGTAGAACGCGATATTATCTCCATTCAAAATGTACAATCAGCAACGATTGAAGTGTATTTACCATCGAATAAAAACGCCAATTCAATGGCAGTGTTAATTCTCCCCGGTGGTGGTTATAACAGTGTGTCTTACGACTGGGAAGGCACAGATTACGCTAAGTGGTTTAATAGTCAAGGTATTGCCGCCTTTGTGCTGAAATATCGCATGCCACAAGCTGAGTCAGTACTTACTTCACACAAGGCGCCAATTCAAGATGCACAACGAGCAATACGTTATATTAGACACAATGCGTTAAAGTTTAATGTGGATAAAAACAAAGTAGGGGTAATAGGGTCATCTGCTGGAGGGCATTTAGCTTCAACCTTAGCAACTCATTTTACTAGCAGTTATTATCAAGCTAAAGATGCAATAGATAATGAAAATGTTCGACCTGATTTTTTGATGCTGATTTACCCAATTGTTAGTATGAAAAATGGGGTTACTCATCAGGGCTCTAGAAATAAGCTTTTAGGTAAACAACCCTCCTTTGAGTTAATTCAACGGTTCTCAAATGAAACAAGAGTAACCGAAAATACACCACCAACATTTATCATTCACTCTGGCAATGATAAAGCTGTTCCTGTTGAAAACTCGATTAGAATGTATCAAGCACTGGTTAAACATCAAGTGGAAGCAACCTTGCATGTTTTCCCTGACGGTGGTCATGGCTATGGATTAGGGCTTAGTAAAAGCGAAGCGCCTAATTGGACAGGCTTGGCATCGAAATGGTTACAATCTTTATCTGCCAACAACTTTTGATGATAAATAACGATTAGAATATTATTTCTTAAGTTTTGCATCCATTAGTTTTCGCAATTCCTCAACCGATTGACTGCTGGCAGAATTAATTAGGTTCTGCCGCTCTAATACATCATTTTCAGTGTGATAAAGCTCTTCTGATATCATCCGCTGGCTTTTTGTTTCTATCCATCGTGTATAGCGATAAACGTCTGTTCTAACTGTATATCCCATATGAGTAATTGGTTTGTTACCAGGCCAGGGGCGACTAACTTGAGAGAACGCTGCTTTTTTATGCGCTGAAAACGGGTCTGAAAATAATTTGTTAAAGCTACTGCCGTCAAGATTTTTAGGGGATGGTAAATTACAAATATCGGCAAGAGTTGGGTATATATCTATGTACTCTGTTATCGCATTTGTTTTAAATGGTTTTTGCCCAGGGATGCGAAAGATTAAAGGCACGCGAGTATCAAGCTCTCGCACTGTCACTTTTGTCCAGTGATTGTTTTCTCCAAGGTGATAGCCATGATCTGACCAAAATACTATTACAGTGTTTTCATAAAGGCCATTATCTTTCAATGCTTTAATTAATCGCCCGATGTTATCATCTACATAGCTCGTTGCCGCATAGTAGCCGTGACGAAGTCTTTGGGCGGTTTCTTCAGCAAAGTTCCCTTTATTGGGTAAGTCTGAAAAGCCTCTGATTTCTTTAAATTTGAACCAGTTAAGGTTATCTGCAGAGTCGGGTTTGGTTACTGGACCTAGTGATTCTATATCTTCTCGTTGATAAAGATCCCAGAATTTCTTGGGGGCGTTGTAAGGGGAGTGTGGTTTCATAAAACCAACACCCAAAAAGAATGGTTTATTAGTATTTTTTAACCTTGTAATTGTTTGAACTGCATCGGAAGTAATTTTGTCATCAACATACTTATCGCCTGAATATGTTGCAGACTCTGCTGCAATACCTTTAGCTTTCCCTGATTTGAAACTGCTTTTTAACACATAATCATTAAAGTGCGGTTCTTGAGCTAAACGGGCGGGTACAGACCATGATTTTTCATCAGTTATATTAGCGTAGTTGTGATAAATTTTACCAATAGACTCAGTGTGATAACCATTGTTTTTGAAATGTTGTGGTAGGGTGACAATATCAGGTACGGTTGAACGAAAGTGGGTATTCAACTTGTACACTTTGATTGAGTCTGGTCGCATCCCGGTTAACATAGAAGCCCGAGATGCATTACAGCTGGTAAACTGAACATGAGCCTTGGTAAATACAACGCCTTGTGTTGCCAATGCGTCGATATTAGGGGTTATAGCGATATTGTCCCCATAAGCGCCCAAATTCATTCTTAAATCATCAGCACCAATAAATAAAACATTAAGCTTTTCTGTGGCTTGTTTATCGGTTGCTAATGAAGTGAATGAAATTATAAGCAAAGCTAATATTATGCGTTTCATTATCAGTTTTCTAAAATTCGCCCTCAACAATTGTGACGCTACCACTTGACGTCCAACTGTCTAATTCTTTCTGCCATGCGCTAGTATCCCAGTTAAATTCATTGCCTAACTTTATCGCTGACTCTAGGTATTCAACCGTTTTAGCAAGTTGTCTTGGTTCCATTTTTAAATGAGCCATAGCTTGCAAGTAATGGTATTCTGGGTTATCGGCTTGCGGCTCTGCAATATCTGCCAATATTTCAATAGCACCGTCGACATCAATAAGTTGCTCATCTTTAGCGACTAATTTTATTTCTGCAGTTTTTAACTTAGCCGGAAGATGATCTTTTTCAGATGCTTGTTCAAACCAGAATAATGCATTGTTCTCATCGTTAACTACCCAAGGACTATCTTGTAATATTCGCGCTAGGCGATATTGTGCGTGGCTATGCTCTTGCTTGGCAGCCTCAAAAATCCAATGTACAGCTTGTTTAAAGTCTGTTTGTTCACGATAGAGCTTCAGTCCGTATTCATATTTAGCCATAACATAGCCATGTTCGGCCGCGGCTTTAAGTAATTGGTCAACATAACCTTTTTCTTGCTTCAACCATGGAAAATTCAATAATGCCATAGCTTGATTGTACTTATCTTTAGGCGAATCACTATCGTCTAGCTTACTGGTTAACTTTCGCATTTTAGTGTAGAAATAGTTATAGTCGCGTTGCATTCTCCATTTGTTATAACTGGCGATGCCAAGGTATGTACGGTTAACAAAGTATACATTTTTATCGTTCAGCGTTGGCTTTGGTAACGTATTAAATGATAAATCAAAAAGGACTGATTTTACGTCTCCGCTAGCTTTTACCTCGGTGATGTTTCTAATAGAGCCATCAGGACCTACATCATAATCGGCAATTAGAAAATAAGGCTCTTCTTCAGGGAATGCATCTGACTCTGATTCAAAACTTTCTGCACTACTGCCCATGTCATCAGCTCCCCCAGATAAACCTCCACCAGAATAGCCATCATTCATTGATAATGAATTACTAAAACCCATATCTGTAACGATATTTGCATCACTCAAATCAGGCATATCATCGAAAAGTAGTTTATTGCTTAAGTTTTCTTCTATTATAATTGGCGCATAGTTTCGGTAAACAAGTTGTCTAGCCAATGCTTCTTGAGACGATTTGATCAGTTGTGTCACTTCAGCCTTTTCAGCAGGTTGTACATTAGCAATTAAGTTATTAACGATTTCTACAGAATTATCATAATTAAAATCAGCAGCCATCGAAAACCAAACAAGCGCTTTGATATTATCAGCAGCTGTACCTAAGCCTTTATAATGCATTACACCGAGTTGATAATAAGCTTTTGGGCTTACGGTTTCTGCGGCAACTAAATATTCATTTAAAGCTAAGTTGTATTTCTGCTCTAAAAAATATCTATCAGCTTTTTTGATAGTTGCAACATTGTCAGTGGCATTACTAGCACAAGTGATAAAAATAAATGAAGTTATCAGTGCTTTGATAACTGTATTGTTCAAAAATCGCATTTCGTAAAGTCCTTTAATAACTTAATTGATTTAATAATGAATTTAACTGAATACACATTTATTGCTCTGCATAGCAATTTTCCAATCCTTTAACATCCATGTTGGATTGCCATTCCTTCATCCCTGAAGTGAGCAAACCCTTTAACATCCATGTAGGGTTACCATTACTTCATCCCTGAAGTAAAAAAGGCTTCTCAGTACATGAGAAGCCTTTGTCAGTTAGAAGCGAAACTTATTTAACGTTAAATAAGCGTCTAGCCAGAGTCATAGTCGAAAAGAACAACATAGCTAGGAATCCAAATGAACCATTATCAGGGCTCTTTTGTTCAGTTTTAGCAACCATAGCACTTAATTGAATCGTTTCAGATGTCCACTCTGATTTGTTACCATCGGCATCTAATATATACGAACCATCATAGTCTCGAACATAGTTAGATACGGTAACCTCAATAACCAGTTCGTTATCGATATTAATTTCAGGTATGGTAAAAGTTGTACTTGCCGGACTACCTAATACCTCATTGAAAGTAATTGGTACCGAAGCTGAACCTGTTTCATTAGCACCAGGTCTAACTCTCCAAGCATAAGATAGTTCGCCTGCTTCGCTATCAAAAGAGGTTGATGCGTCTAGCATAACTTCTTCGCCTGCGGTTAACTCCATGCCCGCTAATGACATCCCGCCTGCGTCACTCAAGTAGCTGAGAGTCGCATTAGGGGTAATAACAGCTGGTGCGTTCGTTATGGTTACTGAATATGTTTGAGAAACAGATTCTAGACCATCATCAATAGTCAACATAACTTCAAAGTCTGCTTGCTCTGTAAGCATTTCTGGCGCCATGATGTTAACGCTGCCACCATTGACAGAAGGCTCTAATACAATGCCCTCAACACCTTTACCTTGAAGTTCAGTTTCAGGCACTAAACTCCACGTGTAAGTTGCATTGTCAGCATTTGGTATACTCGTTCCAGCGTCTATTGTAATCAGTTCTGATTCAACCGCTGCAATTGCAGTTCGTGGTGCTTTAATAAGAACAGTTCTCTTACTATTTTTTGGATGACCATCGTTAACATCTAGAATACCGTCATTATCATCATCGTCATCAAGGATAGCATCTGAGTTCGCAATACAAGCTTCTTCACATGTCTTCACATAGCTATCAGGTAGACCATCTCCGTCAGTATCAGCGGCGACAGAAGGATCTTCTGGGAAGCCATCAGCAATATCAATAACGCCATCTGCATCGGTATCTAAACCTGAAGGAAGCTCTTGGAAAGACAAGTTATCCATCCAAAGTCTAGCATCATCAGAATTATTTAAGTTAACTGAAGCATCACCAACTGTGTGCACAACAACTCTAAATGGATGACTTATATCGATGTCTTCTGGTGCGACGAATTCTTCTGTAAGCGTAACCCATTTGTAAGCTGATTCTGCAGTTGCATCTAACTCAACGGTTGTTACTTCCGCAACGTCATCTACAACAGGTGCATCTACCTTCACGTATCGATAAGAAAGCTGTACTGTACCTAATGCAGCAGCATCGGCAGAGAACACATAAGTAGCACCAGGTACAATACCTTCTACTTCACGGTATAAACCTTCTAAATGATTAGTACGTTTGTGGTTCATAAAGGCAACTACACCTGTTCGGCCTTCTGGTGCTCTAACGTCAAAACCATTTTCTGGTTGGGTTCGGGTTTCATTAATATATCGTGACCAACCTTTGGCTGTTTGCCCTATCGCTTGGATCTTATTACCTTCATCATCTACGCGTGCAGTAAAGATGGCGTTTGGCTCAGCAAAGCCATAGTTACCAATACCCCAGCCTTCAGTTATAAATCCAGTTACGGTTTCCATACCACCATCGAAGAAATACTCTAATGGGTATTCAACGACTGGGAACGTTTTCTTAACAGTAGCAGGTATCTCGAAAGTATTTGAACTCGCTACAATGTTGTCGCCATTATCATCAAGAATATAGGTACCATCGTAATCACGCAGATAGTTAGTTACCGTAAGCTCGATAGTAATTGGAGTATCAGCCTTCACTAATGGAACATAGAATGTTGGATCAGCGGCAGACATATCACTAAATTCAAGCGGAACACCACCTGTTACTTTCCATTTAAAAGAAAGCATTCCGTCTTCACTATCAAATGAAGCCGAAGCATCCAGTTGAATTTTTTCACCGTATGCTAATACAACGCCTTCACTGTCTAACATGCCAGTCATGGTTGCAGTAGGTGTAATAGCCGCTGGAGCATTAGTAACGCTTACATTGTAAGTATCACTAACTGTCTGTGCCGCACCGGCAACAGTTAAAGAAATAACAATTTCTTCTTGTTGAGCAATGTTAGTAGGTGCGGTAAAGGTAACCATAGAGCCATCTGGAGTTAATGAAACATTAGCTCCTGAATCTTGTGCCCAGGTGTATGTCGCCAATTCACTGTTTGGAACAGAAGGGCTTGCATCAATTGTTACTTCTTCACCTTCAACAACAGAAGAAGATTCTGTTGCAAACGCTATCATTACGCTTTGGCTAGCATCTGTCGGGTAACCATCGTTTACATCAAGAATACCATCACCATCATCATCGTCATCAATCACTAAATCGCTAGCTTCTTGACATGCAGCATCACAATCTTCGTTATAGTCATCAGGCATACCATCGCCATCAGTATCTACACTAGCTGCTGGGTCTTCTGGGAATGCATCAGAGCTGTCTGGCGTACCATCTTCATCTGTATCTGCTAAAGATGGAGGACCCATTAATGAGTAGTTATCTGTCCATAATAATGAA comes from the Thalassotalea nanhaiensis genome and includes:
- a CDS encoding alpha/beta hydrolase, which translates into the protein MKRLILVCLYPLLVCCNVLAQQPSPLWQEENIPNYQNNSAKEVVVERDIISIQNVQSATIEVYLPSNKNANSMAVLILPGGGYNSVSYDWEGTDYAKWFNSQGIAAFVLKYRMPQAESVLTSHKAPIQDAQRAIRYIRHNALKFNVDKNKVGVIGSSAGGHLASTLATHFTSSYYQAKDAIDNENVRPDFLMLIYPIVSMKNGVTHQGSRNKLLGKQPSFELIQRFSNETRVTENTPPTFIIHSGNDKAVPVENSIRMYQALVKHQVEATLHVFPDGGHGYGLGLSKSEAPNWTGLASKWLQSLSANNF
- a CDS encoding sulfatase, with amino-acid sequence MKRIILALLIISFTSLATDKQATEKLNVLFIGADDLRMNLGAYGDNIAITPNIDALATQGVVFTKAHVQFTSCNASRASMLTGMRPDSIKVYKLNTHFRSTVPDIVTLPQHFKNNGYHTESIGKIYHNYANITDEKSWSVPARLAQEPHFNDYVLKSSFKSGKAKGIAAESATYSGDKYVDDKITSDAVQTITRLKNTNKPFFLGVGFMKPHSPYNAPKKFWDLYQREDIESLGPVTKPDSADNLNWFKFKEIRGFSDLPNKGNFAEETAQRLRHGYYAATSYVDDNIGRLIKALKDNGLYENTVIVFWSDHGYHLGENNHWTKVTVRELDTRVPLIFRIPGQKPFKTNAITEYIDIYPTLADICNLPSPKNLDGSSFNKLFSDPFSAHKKAAFSQVSRPWPGNKPITHMGYTVRTDVYRYTRWIETKSQRMISEELYHTENDVLERQNLINSASSQSVEELRKLMDAKLKK
- a CDS encoding carbohydrate binding domain-containing protein; the encoded protein is MSKLLKTKVATAVAATLIFASAPSLAENLTSEGTLEGLTGFNAGGNLAFNVGPMLSDGTTQAWGQIGPGWCRIINDTITSEKAGVTEHSPAGNNTNVAYCNHKRADDSGGIYRAVEGLESGKTYSVSAKGATRGSLQWAIEYTKQGEDVVTNTDLDNIVVSDLAWVTITDKFTVPADADLTKQFRVYIHTQPSDAHPETVILETPRSLMWVDDYEVMFLPDPVEYFSGGDLESVTGFGSGNSAWGNGPLLSDGTTAAYSVEVAGFKSGWCRFINKDRTQTAKPAAGSEAIPAGNDSEAVAFCNHNRNNDAAGIGRIVEEIQIGKTYELSGDAANKGSVRWAYSYVKTGEETRTVVQLTNEVVSDGAWVNVTDSFAVPADVDITKDFIVFIHTAPSVAYPATGDISVTPRSLLWTDNYSLMGPPSLADTDEDGTPDSSDAFPEDPAASVDTDGDGMPDDYNEDCDAACQEASDLVIDDDDDGDGILDVNDGYPTDASQSVMIAFATESSSVVEGEEVTIDASPSVPNSELATYTWAQDSGANVSLTPDGSMVTFTAPTNIAQQEEIVISLTVAGAAQTVSDTYNVSVTNAPAAITPTATMTGMLDSEGVVLAYGEKIQLDASASFDSEDGMLSFKWKVTGGVPLEFSDMSAADPTFYVPLVKADTPITIELTVTNYLRDYDGTYILDDNGDNIVASSNTFEIPATVKKTFPVVEYPLEYFFDGGMETVTGFITEGWGIGNYGFAEPNAIFTARVDDEGNKIQAIGQTAKGWSRYINETRTQPENGFDVRAPEGRTGVVAFMNHKRTNHLEGLYREVEGIVPGATYVFSADAAALGTVQLSYRYVKVDAPVVDDVAEVTTVELDATAESAYKWVTLTEEFVAPEDIDISHPFRVVVHTVGDASVNLNNSDDARLWMDNLSFQELPSGLDTDADGVIDIADGFPEDPSVAADTDGDGLPDSYVKTCEEACIANSDAILDDDDDNDGILDVNDGHPKNSKRTVLIKAPRTAIAAVESELITIDAGTSIPNADNATYTWSLVPETELQGKGVEGIVLEPSVNGGSVNIMAPEMLTEQADFEVMLTIDDGLESVSQTYSVTITNAPAVITPNATLSYLSDAGGMSLAGMELTAGEEVMLDASTSFDSEAGELSYAWRVRPGANETGSASVPITFNEVLGSPASTTFTIPEINIDNELVIEVTVSNYVRDYDGSYILDADGNKSEWTSETIQLSAMVAKTEQKSPDNGSFGFLAMLFFSTMTLARRLFNVK